A single Mycolicibacterium cosmeticum DNA region contains:
- a CDS encoding ABC transporter ATP-binding protein, translated as MSAVHARGLCKAYGRRQAVHDLDLDVLAGEIFAILGPNGAGKSTTIEILEGNRRRDAGEVRVLGEDPGTAGRRWRARIGIVLQEVSDAGMLTVDETLRMFGSCYGHSRAPAEVLNLVGLSAVSGARVRTLSGGQRRRLDVALGIVGNPELLFLDEPTTGFDPEARRQFWELIRALAADGTTILLTTHYLEEAAALADRVAVIAAGRVVAVDPPAKLIEHVGLSATVRWVQDGSVHVETTDRPTELIRQLSADGRELADLTVTRPTLEEAYLHLVGLA; from the coding sequence GTGAGCGCGGTTCACGCGCGAGGATTGTGCAAAGCCTACGGACGCCGCCAAGCCGTGCACGACCTCGACCTCGACGTGCTGGCGGGGGAGATCTTCGCCATCCTGGGTCCCAACGGCGCGGGGAAATCCACCACCATCGAGATCCTGGAAGGTAATCGCCGGCGCGATGCCGGCGAGGTACGGGTGCTCGGTGAAGACCCGGGCACGGCGGGGCGGCGGTGGCGGGCCCGGATCGGCATCGTGCTGCAGGAAGTCAGTGATGCCGGGATGCTCACGGTCGACGAAACCCTGCGGATGTTCGGCAGTTGCTACGGCCATTCCCGCGCCCCCGCCGAGGTGCTGAACCTCGTCGGGCTCAGCGCGGTATCGGGAGCCCGGGTTCGAACGCTGTCCGGCGGCCAGCGCCGGCGACTGGACGTCGCGCTGGGTATCGTCGGCAACCCGGAGTTGTTGTTCCTTGATGAGCCGACCACCGGATTCGATCCCGAGGCCAGGCGCCAGTTCTGGGAGCTCATCAGGGCGCTGGCCGCCGACGGCACGACCATCCTGCTGACCACCCACTACTTGGAAGAGGCTGCCGCACTGGCGGATCGGGTGGCAGTGATCGCCGCCGGCCGGGTAGTGGCGGTCGATCCGCCGGCCAAGCTCATCGAACACGTCGGTCTGTCCGCCACGGTCCGGTGGGTGCAGGATGGCAGCGTGCATGTCGAGACCACCGACCGCCCCACCGAGTTGATCAGGCAGCTCAGCGCTGACGGCCGGGAGCTGGCAGATCTGACGGTCACCCGTCCGACCCTCGAGGAGGCCTACCTTCATCTGGTCGGGTTGGCGTGA
- a CDS encoding ABC transporter permease encodes MFYRRPEQVALTFSMPAVICVLLGSIFSDRLPNSAVTTGSVIAASMLAYGILSTSFINLGISIAADRDTGALRRLRGTPTTAMSYFIGKVMLVGIVSLAEAVILLLVGVLVFGLRLPTTVSGWFTLGWVFVLGIVSCSLVGIFISNFASNAVSAAVITNGPAVGLQFLSGTYVPLMALPTWMLIVGSVFPVKWMAQGFRSVLLPPEMVIFEPAGSWEHGRIFLVLTAWSVGALIGCLAVFRWSDTT; translated from the coding sequence ATGTTCTATCGCAGGCCCGAGCAGGTGGCACTGACGTTCTCGATGCCTGCGGTGATCTGCGTCCTGCTCGGCTCCATCTTCTCGGATCGGTTGCCCAACAGTGCGGTCACCACCGGGTCGGTGATCGCGGCCAGCATGCTCGCCTACGGCATCTTGTCGACGTCGTTCATCAATCTCGGGATCAGCATCGCCGCAGACCGCGACACCGGCGCATTGCGCCGGCTGCGCGGCACCCCCACCACGGCGATGTCGTACTTCATCGGCAAGGTGATGCTGGTGGGGATCGTCAGCCTGGCCGAGGCGGTGATCCTGCTGCTGGTGGGCGTTCTCGTCTTCGGGCTGCGGCTGCCGACGACGGTGTCCGGCTGGTTCACGCTGGGCTGGGTGTTCGTGCTCGGCATCGTCAGCTGCTCCCTGGTGGGCATCTTCATCAGCAACTTCGCCAGTAATGCGGTATCAGCTGCGGTGATCACCAACGGCCCCGCCGTCGGATTGCAGTTTCTGTCCGGGACATACGTGCCGCTGATGGCGTTACCGACCTGGATGCTGATCGTCGGCTCGGTGTTTCCGGTCAAATGGATGGCGCAGGGCTTCCGCTCGGTACTGCTTCCGCCGGAGATGGTGATCTTCGAGCCGGCGGGCAGTTGGGAGCACGGACGCATCTTCCTGGTGTTGACGGCTTGGAGCGTCGGTGCGCTGATCGGCTGCCTCGCCGTGTTCCGCTGGTCGGACACCACGTGA
- a CDS encoding alcohol dehydrogenase catalytic domain-containing protein: MRIRGAVLETIGAPAPYAESQPLRVTELDLADPGDGELLVRIEAAGLCHSDLSVVDGNRVRPVPMLLGHEAAGVIEKVGGTSDLGVGQRVVMTFLPRCGQCSACATDGLAPCIPGSAANGAGTLLSGAVRLSDGVLHHLGVSGFATHAVVDRRSVVPVDDDVPPVVASLLGCAVLTGGGAVLNAGAPKPGQTVAVVGMGGVGMAAMLTALAHDDVRVIAVDRLPEKLSRARELGAHETYTPEEAAGVKAEVVIEAVGHPAALETAVGLTAPGGKTITVGLPRPDARISVSPLALVAEGRSLIGSYLGSAVPARDIPRFVELWRAGRLPVETLVSSTITLDQINAAMDALADGTAVRQIIEF; this comes from the coding sequence ATGAGGATTCGTGGTGCCGTGCTGGAGACCATCGGGGCGCCCGCCCCCTACGCCGAGTCGCAGCCGCTGCGGGTCACCGAACTGGACCTGGCCGATCCTGGTGACGGTGAGCTGCTGGTGCGGATCGAGGCGGCCGGGCTGTGCCATTCCGACCTTTCGGTGGTGGACGGTAATCGGGTCCGGCCGGTGCCGATGCTGCTGGGCCATGAGGCCGCGGGTGTCATCGAGAAGGTGGGCGGCACATCGGATCTCGGTGTGGGGCAGCGAGTGGTGATGACGTTCCTGCCGCGCTGCGGGCAGTGCAGCGCCTGCGCGACGGACGGTCTGGCCCCGTGCATCCCCGGCAGCGCCGCCAACGGGGCGGGCACGCTGCTGTCCGGAGCCGTTCGGCTGAGTGACGGTGTGCTGCACCACCTCGGGGTGTCCGGCTTCGCGACGCATGCCGTGGTGGACCGGCGCTCGGTGGTGCCGGTGGACGACGATGTTCCGCCGGTGGTGGCCTCGCTGCTGGGTTGCGCGGTGCTCACCGGTGGCGGTGCGGTGCTCAACGCCGGAGCGCCCAAGCCGGGCCAGACGGTGGCCGTCGTCGGGATGGGTGGTGTCGGGATGGCGGCGATGCTCACCGCGCTGGCGCACGACGACGTGCGGGTGATCGCGGTGGACCGGTTGCCCGAGAAGCTTTCTCGGGCGCGCGAGCTCGGCGCGCACGAGACGTACACCCCCGAGGAGGCCGCCGGCGTGAAGGCCGAGGTGGTGATCGAGGCCGTCGGGCATCCCGCGGCGCTGGAGACCGCCGTCGGGCTGACCGCGCCGGGTGGCAAGACCATCACCGTCGGGCTGCCCCGCCCGGATGCGCGCATCAGTGTGTCGCCGTTGGCTCTGGTGGCCGAGGGCCGGTCGCTGATCGGCAGTTATCTGGGGTCGGCGGTGCCGGCCCGTGACATCCCGCGGTTCGTCGAATTGTGGCGGGCCGGCCGGCTCCCGGTGGAGACGTTGGTGTCCTCGACGATCACCCTCGATCAGATCAACGCAGCGATGGACGCGCTGGCGGACGGAACGGCGGTGCGACAGATCATCGAGTTCTAG
- a CDS encoding acyl-CoA thioesterase, protein MDLTSADFPVHWPVQTRWTDNDMFGHLNNAVYYELFDTAINAWIGAGTGIDAMTAPWLGVVAESGCRYFAELKFPANLVVGLAVTRLGTSSVTYRTALFVDGRPLAAGSDSRLAAVGTWVHVYIDRDTRRPVPIPDAIRELLTGAVV, encoded by the coding sequence ATGGACCTGACGAGTGCCGACTTTCCGGTGCATTGGCCGGTGCAGACCCGCTGGACCGACAACGACATGTTCGGGCACCTCAACAACGCGGTGTACTACGAACTGTTCGACACTGCGATCAACGCCTGGATCGGCGCGGGCACGGGCATCGACGCGATGACGGCACCGTGGCTGGGTGTGGTCGCCGAATCGGGGTGCCGGTACTTCGCCGAGCTGAAGTTCCCGGCGAACCTGGTGGTCGGGCTGGCCGTCACCCGGTTGGGCACCAGCAGCGTCACCTACCGCACCGCGCTGTTCGTCGATGGCCGGCCGCTCGCCGCGGGATCCGATTCGCGGCTCGCCGCGGTCGGAACCTGGGTGCACGTCTACATCGACCGCGACACCCGCAGACCGGTGCCCATCCCGGACGCCATCCGGGAACTACTCACCGGCGCGGTGGTCTGA
- a CDS encoding D-2-hydroxyacid dehydrogenase family protein: protein MADWSPVIARAEVTVFDDHLADETALIARLAPFDIVFVMRERTPLPRSVLSRLPRLRMIASTGNANASIDMAAAGELGIEVSHTGGSVASTVELTWALILATARNLVAESRAVAEGRWQLGVGRELEGRVLGVLGLGRIGPRVARIGAAFGMEVVAWSTNMTPETAAAAGARYLPRDEFFGTVDVLTVHLKLGDRSRGLIGAAEFAAMKPTALLVNTSRGPIVDEAALIDALRSGSIAGAGLDVFDVEPLPPGHPLRDMPGVVTTPHLGYVADRPYRIFFRDGVAAIERWLSDHRAGE from the coding sequence ATGGCCGACTGGTCGCCCGTCATCGCGCGCGCCGAGGTGACCGTCTTCGACGATCATCTGGCCGACGAGACAGCGCTGATCGCCCGGCTGGCGCCGTTCGACATCGTGTTCGTGATGCGCGAGCGAACCCCGTTGCCGCGCAGCGTACTCAGCCGGCTGCCGCGGTTGCGGATGATCGCCTCGACCGGCAACGCGAATGCGTCGATCGACATGGCCGCAGCCGGCGAGCTCGGCATCGAGGTCAGCCATACCGGCGGATCCGTGGCGTCGACGGTGGAACTGACCTGGGCGCTGATCCTGGCGACGGCTCGAAACCTCGTCGCCGAAAGCCGCGCGGTCGCCGAGGGCCGTTGGCAGCTCGGGGTGGGGCGCGAACTCGAAGGACGGGTCCTCGGCGTACTGGGCCTGGGCCGGATCGGGCCGCGGGTGGCGCGGATCGGCGCGGCCTTCGGCATGGAGGTCGTGGCATGGAGCACCAACATGACACCCGAGACCGCGGCCGCGGCCGGAGCCCGGTACCTGCCACGCGACGAATTCTTCGGCACCGTCGACGTGCTGACGGTGCACCTGAAACTCGGCGACCGGTCCCGGGGCCTGATCGGTGCCGCTGAATTCGCGGCCATGAAACCGACCGCGTTGCTGGTCAACACCTCGCGGGGCCCGATCGTCGACGAGGCGGCGTTGATCGATGCGCTGCGCTCCGGTTCGATCGCCGGGGCGGGTCTGGACGTGTTCGATGTCGAACCACTGCCGCCCGGGCACCCGTTGCGGGACATGCCCGGTGTGGTCACCACCCCGCATCTCGGCTATGTCGCGGACCGGCCGTACCGGATCTTCTTCCGCGACGGTGTCGCGGCGATCGAGCGGTGGCTGTCAGACCACCGCGCCGGTGAGTAG
- a CDS encoding SRPBCC family protein, with amino-acid sequence MPIVSKTEEVTASAAAIMAIVADFEAYPQWNEEITGLWILARYDDGRPSQLRLDTKIQGMDSTFIQAVYYPAENQIQTVLQQGDIFSKQEQLFSVVEMGATSLLTVDMDVEVSMPGVPSMMVKKIANDALEHLAGNLKKRAEELGA; translated from the coding sequence ATGCCCATCGTGAGCAAGACCGAAGAGGTCACCGCCTCCGCCGCGGCGATCATGGCGATCGTGGCCGACTTCGAGGCGTACCCGCAGTGGAACGAGGAGATCACCGGTCTCTGGATCCTCGCGCGGTACGACGACGGGCGGCCCAGCCAGCTCCGGCTGGACACCAAGATCCAGGGCATGGACAGCACCTTCATCCAGGCCGTGTATTACCCCGCCGAGAACCAGATCCAGACCGTCTTGCAGCAGGGGGACATCTTCTCCAAGCAGGAGCAGCTGTTCTCGGTCGTCGAGATGGGTGCGACGTCGCTGCTCACCGTCGACATGGACGTCGAGGTCTCGATGCCCGGTGTCCCGTCGATGATGGTCAAGAAGATCGCCAACGACGCACTGGAGCACCTGGCCGGCAACCTCAAGAAGCGGGCCGAGGAACTGGGCGCCTGA
- a CDS encoding IS30 family transposase: MPRGIPASRALKRELLDRVCRGQSVTAAEIAMGVSHGLGHQWWHKAGGMTLTTGRRGGVADVIEQDRPGGPGHRISLAERVEIMRGLDDELSYAEIGRRIGRDRSVVWKEIRRNRGDDGDYHALMAHARSKNKAKRPKAFRLNDPKLCAAVETWMDDGWSPRLIAQVLAQDHPADKLMQVSHETIYQSLYVQARGSLRADLHKSLSTKRAARKTRGQVRGPRGAYASGEEFRISDRPAEAADRAVPGHWEGDLIMGAGNTSAIGTLVERSTRFTILLHLPVDHTAEAVATAMIAAMGELPEHLRRSITWDRGSEMAQWRHIHLQLKAPVYFCNPHSPWQRGTNENTNRLLRHWFEKGTDLAGYTRADLKRVQDKLNTRPRPTLDLDTPAQRLAALISQTA; encoded by the coding sequence GTGCCGAGAGGGATTCCTGCGTCGCGGGCATTGAAGCGGGAGCTTCTTGATCGGGTGTGTCGGGGGCAGTCGGTGACAGCGGCTGAAATAGCGATGGGCGTGTCGCACGGGCTGGGCCATCAGTGGTGGCATAAGGCTGGTGGGATGACGCTTACAACGGGTCGGCGCGGCGGTGTCGCCGATGTGATCGAGCAGGATCGGCCGGGCGGGCCTGGGCATCGGATCAGCCTGGCTGAGCGTGTAGAGATCATGCGAGGGCTCGACGATGAGTTGAGCTATGCCGAGATCGGGCGCCGGATCGGGCGCGACCGGTCGGTCGTGTGGAAAGAGATCCGCCGTAACCGAGGTGATGACGGGGACTATCACGCGTTGATGGCTCATGCTCGATCTAAGAATAAAGCCAAGCGACCCAAGGCATTCAGGCTCAATGATCCGAAGCTGTGCGCGGCGGTGGAAACGTGGATGGACGACGGGTGGAGCCCGCGGTTGATTGCGCAGGTGTTGGCCCAAGATCATCCCGCTGACAAGCTGATGCAGGTGAGCCACGAAACGATCTACCAGAGTCTGTACGTCCAGGCCCGTGGCAGTCTTCGTGCCGATCTGCATAAGAGTCTCTCGACCAAACGGGCGGCCCGAAAAACGCGTGGCCAGGTCCGTGGTCCCCGCGGGGCCTACGCCAGCGGCGAGGAATTCCGCATCAGCGATCGCCCCGCCGAGGCTGCTGACCGGGCAGTACCCGGACACTGGGAAGGCGACCTGATCATGGGGGCCGGCAATACCAGCGCGATCGGCACCTTGGTCGAGCGCAGCACCCGGTTCACGATCTTGCTGCATCTGCCGGTCGACCATACTGCCGAGGCCGTAGCCACCGCGATGATCGCGGCGATGGGCGAGCTACCCGAGCATCTACGCCGTTCGATCACGTGGGACCGTGGCTCTGAGATGGCTCAATGGCGTCACATCCACCTGCAGCTCAAGGCGCCGGTCTACTTCTGCAATCCGCATTCACCCTGGCAGCGCGGCACCAATGAGAACACCAACCGACTCTTGCGGCATTGGTTCGAAAAGGGCACCGACCTAGCCGGTTACACCAGAGCCGACCTCAAACGTGTTCAAGACAAACTCAATACACGGCCCAGGCCCACCCTGGACCTCGATACCCCAGCCCAACGTCTCGCCGCCCTCATTAGCCAAACAGCCTGA
- a CDS encoding GntR family transcriptional regulator produces MNAPATPAPISRREQLSDEVAAHLRAAIMSGTLPPGTFVRLDETAARLGVSITPVREALRTLRGEGMVQLEPHRGHVVAPFTRDDIADIFWLQTTIATEISASAATRITEDGIDELSRLTDALAEAVGAGDVESIAMAEFSFHRAFNRSAGRIKLAWFLLHAARYLPPNLYAADPSWGADAVANHRQLVAALRRRDVDEVVRLTRSQFADGARRLTRRLDELGLWT; encoded by the coding sequence GTGAACGCACCCGCCACGCCCGCGCCGATCAGCCGGCGCGAACAGCTGTCCGACGAAGTGGCCGCCCATCTGCGGGCTGCCATCATGTCGGGCACCTTGCCGCCGGGCACCTTCGTGCGTCTGGACGAGACGGCGGCCCGGCTGGGAGTCAGCATCACCCCGGTGCGCGAGGCGTTACGCACCCTGCGCGGCGAGGGCATGGTGCAGCTGGAACCGCACCGCGGGCACGTGGTGGCGCCGTTCACCCGCGACGACATCGCCGACATCTTCTGGCTGCAGACGACCATCGCAACCGAGATCTCGGCGTCGGCCGCCACCCGGATCACCGAAGACGGGATCGACGAACTCTCCCGGCTGACCGACGCGCTGGCCGAGGCCGTCGGCGCCGGGGACGTCGAATCGATCGCCATGGCGGAGTTCAGCTTTCACCGGGCGTTCAACAGGTCCGCCGGACGCATCAAGCTGGCCTGGTTCCTGCTGCACGCCGCGCGGTACCTGCCGCCCAACCTGTATGCCGCCGACCCGTCCTGGGGTGCGGACGCGGTGGCCAACCATCGCCAGCTGGTGGCCGCGCTGCGCCGCCGCGACGTGGACGAGGTGGTGCGGCTGACCCGCAGCCAGTTCGCCGATGGCGCCCGTCGCCTGACCCGCCGCCTGGACGAACTCGGCCTCTGGACCTAG
- the fadD5 gene encoding fatty-acid--CoA ligase FadD5, whose product MTTQPLPTDQPYLARRQNWTNQLARHALMQPDQAALRYLGHTTTWGELDRRVTELAGALQRRGVQFGDRVLVLMLNRTEFIESVLAANRLGAIAVPVNFRMTPPEIAFLVGDCDARVVITESVLAPVAVAVRALDPTLSTVIVAGGTTDDLPAASHGSGDAPDGRLEGFEDVVAEPGPAPAPVDIPDDSAALIMYTSGTTGRPKGAVLTHANLSGQALTHLFTSGADLNNDIGFIGVPLFHIAGIGNMITGLLLGLPTVLYPLGAFDPGALLDVLEAEKVTGIFLVPAQWQAVCAAQRATPRNLRLRVLSWGAAPASDTLLRDMAETFPGANILAAFGQTEMSPVTCMLLGQDAIRKLGSVGRVIPTVSARVVDEDMNDVPRGQVGEIVYRAPTLMAGYWNNPAATAEAFAGGWFHSGDLVRQDDEGYVWVVDRKKDMIISGGENIYCAEVENVLAGHPAIAEVAVIGRPHPKWGEVPVAVVALGAAGAARLTLAELDEYLGGRLARYKHPKALEIVDALPRNPSGKVLKTELRNRFAEEIAASVDQLSTAPTNSAPVPN is encoded by the coding sequence TTGACCACTCAGCCGCTGCCCACCGATCAGCCGTATCTCGCCCGTCGGCAGAACTGGACCAACCAGCTTGCCCGGCACGCTCTCATGCAGCCCGATCAGGCGGCGTTGCGCTACCTGGGCCACACCACCACCTGGGGTGAGTTGGATCGACGGGTGACGGAGCTGGCCGGGGCACTGCAGCGGCGAGGTGTGCAGTTCGGCGATCGGGTCCTGGTGCTGATGCTCAACCGCACCGAGTTCATCGAATCCGTCCTGGCTGCCAACCGGCTGGGCGCCATCGCGGTGCCGGTGAACTTCCGGATGACCCCGCCGGAGATCGCCTTCCTGGTGGGTGATTGCGACGCTCGGGTGGTCATCACGGAGTCGGTGCTCGCGCCCGTCGCGGTGGCGGTACGGGCGCTCGACCCGACGCTGTCGACCGTGATCGTCGCCGGGGGTACCACCGACGACCTGCCCGCTGCGTCGCACGGCTCGGGAGACGCACCCGACGGCCGGCTGGAAGGTTTTGAGGATGTGGTCGCCGAGCCGGGTCCGGCGCCGGCGCCGGTGGACATCCCCGACGATTCCGCGGCGCTGATCATGTACACCTCGGGGACCACCGGACGGCCCAAGGGCGCGGTGCTCACCCACGCCAATCTGTCCGGGCAGGCTTTGACCCATCTGTTCACCAGCGGCGCCGACCTCAACAACGACATCGGCTTCATCGGTGTCCCGCTGTTCCACATCGCCGGGATCGGCAACATGATCACCGGCCTGCTGCTCGGCTTGCCCACGGTGCTCTACCCGCTCGGCGCGTTCGATCCCGGGGCGCTGCTCGATGTCCTCGAAGCCGAGAAGGTCACCGGTATCTTCTTGGTTCCCGCGCAGTGGCAGGCCGTCTGTGCCGCGCAGCGGGCCACCCCCCGCAACCTCCGATTGCGGGTGCTGTCCTGGGGAGCGGCGCCGGCATCCGATACGTTGCTGCGTGACATGGCCGAGACGTTCCCTGGCGCGAACATCCTGGCCGCGTTCGGGCAGACCGAGATGTCACCCGTCACCTGTATGTTGTTGGGACAAGACGCAATTCGTAAACTCGGCTCAGTCGGTCGGGTGATCCCGACGGTCTCCGCGCGAGTGGTCGACGAGGATATGAACGACGTGCCGCGCGGGCAGGTCGGCGAGATCGTCTACCGCGCACCCACCCTCATGGCGGGCTATTGGAACAACCCGGCGGCCACCGCCGAGGCGTTCGCCGGCGGCTGGTTCCACTCCGGTGACCTGGTACGCCAGGACGACGAGGGTTACGTATGGGTGGTCGATCGTAAGAAGGACATGATCATCTCCGGTGGTGAGAACATCTACTGCGCCGAGGTGGAGAACGTTTTGGCCGGTCATCCGGCCATCGCCGAGGTCGCGGTGATCGGCCGACCGCATCCCAAATGGGGCGAGGTGCCCGTCGCCGTGGTGGCCCTCGGCGCGGCCGGCGCGGCCCGGTTGACGCTGGCCGAACTCGACGAATACCTCGGCGGGCGGTTAGCCCGCTACAAGCATCCGAAGGCCCTGGAGATCGTCGACGCACTGCCGCGCAACCCTTCGGGCAAAGTGCTCAAAACCGAACTGCGAAACCGGTTTGCCGAAGAAATTGCCGCGAGCGTCGATCAATTATCCACTGCGCCAACGAATTCTGCCCCGGTGCCCAATTGA
- a CDS encoding MlaE family ABC transporter permease, which yields MTASNGLVDYVRDQLEKPLTMVGGFFKMCVLTGKALLTRPFQWKEFVLQSWFLIRVAFLPTLAVSIPLTVLIIFTLNILLAEFGAADVSGAGAALGAVTQLGPLVTVLVVAGAGSTAICADLGARTVREEIDAMEVLGIDPIERLVAPRVVASTFVAFLLNGAVITIGLVGGYFFGVYIQNVNAGAYVSTLTLLTGFPEVMISVIKATLFGLIAGLVGCYRGLTVAGGSKGVGTAVNETLVLCVVALFAVNVVLTTIGVRFGTTT from the coding sequence GTGACGGCGAGCAACGGGCTGGTCGACTACGTCCGTGATCAGCTGGAGAAGCCCCTGACCATGGTCGGTGGCTTCTTCAAGATGTGCGTCCTCACCGGCAAGGCGCTGCTGACGCGGCCGTTCCAGTGGAAGGAGTTCGTCCTTCAGAGCTGGTTCCTGATCCGGGTGGCCTTCCTGCCCACCCTCGCGGTCTCGATCCCGTTGACCGTCCTCATCATCTTCACCCTCAACATCCTGCTGGCCGAGTTCGGCGCCGCCGATGTGTCCGGCGCGGGTGCGGCCCTCGGCGCCGTCACTCAGCTCGGACCTCTTGTGACGGTGCTCGTGGTCGCCGGCGCCGGCTCGACGGCCATCTGCGCCGATTTGGGCGCCCGTACCGTCCGCGAGGAAATCGATGCCATGGAGGTGCTCGGGATCGATCCGATCGAGCGCCTGGTGGCCCCGCGGGTGGTCGCCTCGACCTTTGTGGCGTTCCTGCTCAACGGTGCGGTGATCACCATCGGTCTGGTCGGCGGGTACTTCTTCGGCGTCTACATCCAAAACGTCAATGCCGGCGCCTACGTCTCGACACTGACGCTGCTCACCGGTTTCCCCGAGGTGATGATCTCGGTCATCAAGGCCACCCTGTTCGGTTTGATCGCCGGTTTGGTCGGCTGCTACCGCGGGCTCACGGTTGCTGGTGGTTCCAAAGGTGTGGGTACCGCGGTGAACGAAACCCTGGTGCTGTGCGTGGTCGCGCTGTTCGCGGTCAACGTCGTGCTGACCACCATCGGTGTGCGGTTCGGGACCACGACATGA
- a CDS encoding ABC transporter permease has translation MSTAAVLRTRFPRAFGRASGYAGAPGRFLDSIGHVAWFVVTAVGHLPHAFKNYRREALRLVAEIGMGTGAMAVIGGTVAIIGFVTLSAGSLIAIQGFASLGNIGVEAFTGFFAALANIRVVAPVVTGQAMAATVGAGATAELGAMRISEEIDALEVMGIKSISYLVSTRLIAGSIVIIPLYAMAILLSFLSAQLVTTFFYGQSVGTYEHYFHTFLRVDDVMWSFLEVIIMSVIVMLNHCYFGYYASGGAVGVGEAVGRSMRTSLIAIVLVVLLASLALYGTDPNFNLTV, from the coding sequence ATGAGCACAGCAGCGGTTCTTCGCACCCGGTTCCCCCGCGCCTTCGGCCGCGCGAGCGGTTACGCGGGCGCGCCGGGCCGATTCCTGGACAGCATCGGGCATGTCGCCTGGTTCGTGGTCACCGCCGTGGGTCACCTCCCGCACGCGTTCAAGAACTATCGGCGAGAGGCGCTGCGCCTGGTCGCCGAGATCGGCATGGGCACCGGTGCCATGGCGGTCATCGGCGGCACCGTGGCGATCATCGGCTTCGTCACCCTGTCGGCCGGCTCGCTGATCGCCATCCAGGGTTTCGCGTCACTGGGCAATATCGGCGTCGAGGCCTTCACCGGATTCTTCGCCGCGCTGGCCAACATCCGCGTCGTCGCACCGGTGGTCACCGGCCAGGCCATGGCCGCCACCGTCGGCGCCGGCGCCACCGCCGAGCTCGGCGCCATGCGCATCAGCGAGGAGATCGACGCGCTGGAGGTCATGGGCATCAAGTCCATCTCGTACCTGGTGTCGACCCGCCTGATCGCCGGCTCGATCGTGATCATCCCCCTCTACGCGATGGCGATCCTGCTCTCGTTCCTGTCGGCGCAGTTGGTGACCACGTTTTTCTACGGGCAGTCGGTGGGCACCTACGAGCACTACTTCCACACATTCCTGCGGGTCGACGACGTCATGTGGTCGTTCCTCGAGGTCATCATCATGTCCGTCATCGTCATGCTCAACCACTGCTACTTCGGCTATTACGCCAGTGGCGGTGCGGTGGGCGTCGGTGAAGCCGTGGGGAGGTCGATGCGTACATCACTGATCGCCATCGTGCTGGTGGTGCTGCTGGCCTCGTTGGCCCTGTACGGCACCGACCCGAACTTCAACCTGACGGTGTAG